A single region of the Sphingomonas sp. LY29 genome encodes:
- the tkt gene encoding transketolase → MPTQRRLANAIRALAMDAVEAANSGHPGMPMGMADAATALFTRHLKYDPADPHWPDRDRFVLSAGHGSMLIYALLHLTGYARPTMDDIRNFRQLTSPCAGHPENFLLDGVEATTGPLGQGLAMAVGMAIAERHLNAVYGDDLVDHRTFVIAGDGCLMEGVNHEAAGLAGHLKLGRLIVLWDDNRITIDGSTDLSRNEDVMARHAAMGWHTVECDGMDSAKVSKAIDEATADMRPSLIRCKTIIGYGAPNKQGTSATHGSPIGKDEVEAARKELGWASEPFAIPDDVAKGWRDVGARGGKLRADWTKRLEASGKAQEFTDRMKGKVSDEWLKPYLDTLISNPPKVATRKSSEMALEAINEVVPATIGGSADLTGSNNTKTKAMLPLDSSNYGGRYIYYGIREFGMAAAMNGMALHGGVVPYGGTFLVFSDYSRPAIRLGALQTAKTIHVMTHDSIGLGEDGPTHQPVEHLQSLRAIPGLTVYRPADAVETAECWAAALADDGPSLLALSRQNLRPVRTEAAPQNLSALGGYTLRKAMAARRVILIATGSEIEIALDVADKLEDAGVGADVVSLPSWEKFLAQPREYRDSVLPDVKPEEILRVSIEAGTTFGWEALTMVDGLRFGLDRFGASAPAPDLYRHFGLTADAITPQILETIKQ, encoded by the coding sequence ATGCCGACGCAACGCCGACTCGCTAACGCCATCCGCGCTCTTGCGATGGATGCGGTCGAGGCTGCCAATTCGGGCCACCCGGGAATGCCGATGGGAATGGCCGATGCCGCGACCGCGCTGTTCACCCGTCACCTTAAATATGATCCGGCCGATCCGCATTGGCCCGACCGCGACCGCTTCGTGCTGTCCGCGGGTCATGGATCGATGCTCATCTACGCGCTGCTCCACCTGACCGGCTACGCCCGGCCGACGATGGATGACATCCGCAATTTCCGCCAGCTGACCAGCCCGTGCGCTGGCCACCCCGAGAATTTCCTTCTCGACGGCGTTGAGGCGACCACCGGGCCGCTTGGCCAGGGACTGGCGATGGCGGTCGGAATGGCGATCGCGGAGCGGCACCTGAACGCAGTCTACGGCGACGATCTGGTCGATCATCGCACCTTCGTGATCGCCGGCGACGGCTGCCTGATGGAAGGCGTCAATCACGAAGCCGCAGGCCTTGCCGGCCATCTGAAGCTCGGCCGCCTGATCGTGCTTTGGGACGACAACCGCATTACCATCGACGGATCGACCGACCTCAGCCGCAACGAAGACGTCATGGCCCGCCATGCGGCGATGGGCTGGCACACCGTCGAGTGCGACGGCATGGACAGCGCGAAGGTGTCGAAGGCGATCGACGAGGCGACCGCGGACATGCGACCCTCGCTGATCCGCTGCAAAACGATCATCGGCTACGGCGCGCCCAACAAGCAGGGCACGTCGGCGACGCACGGTTCGCCGATTGGCAAGGACGAGGTCGAGGCCGCCCGCAAGGAACTGGGCTGGGCGTCGGAGCCGTTCGCGATCCCCGACGACGTCGCCAAGGGCTGGCGCGATGTCGGCGCTCGCGGTGGCAAGCTGCGCGCCGACTGGACCAAGCGCCTCGAGGCGAGCGGCAAGGCGCAGGAATTCACTGACCGGATGAAGGGCAAGGTCAGCGACGAGTGGCTGAAGCCTTATCTCGACACGCTCATCTCCAATCCACCCAAGGTCGCGACGCGCAAGTCGTCGGAAATGGCGCTCGAGGCGATTAACGAGGTGGTCCCCGCCACGATCGGGGGTTCGGCCGACCTGACCGGGTCGAACAATACCAAAACAAAGGCGATGCTGCCGCTGGATTCGTCCAACTATGGCGGGCGATACATCTATTACGGGATCCGCGAATTCGGCATGGCCGCGGCGATGAACGGAATGGCGCTTCATGGCGGTGTCGTGCCCTACGGCGGCACCTTCCTCGTCTTCTCGGATTACAGCCGACCCGCGATCCGCCTCGGCGCGTTGCAGACTGCCAAGACGATTCACGTGATGACCCACGATTCGATCGGGCTCGGCGAGGATGGTCCGACCCACCAGCCGGTCGAGCATCTGCAATCGCTTCGCGCGATCCCGGGCCTGACCGTGTATCGGCCCGCCGACGCGGTCGAGACCGCCGAATGCTGGGCTGCGGCGCTGGCCGATGACGGGCCGAGCCTGCTTGCCCTGTCGCGGCAGAATCTGCGCCCGGTCCGGACCGAGGCCGCGCCGCAGAATTTGTCGGCGCTCGGCGGATACACGCTGCGCAAGGCTATGGCGGCGCGCCGCGTCATCCTGATCGCGACGGGCTCGGAAATCGAGATCGCGCTCGACGTCGCCGACAAGCTCGAAGACGCTGGCGTGGGCGCCGACGTCGTTTCGCTGCCTTCGTGGGAGAAGTTCCTGGCGCAGCCCCGCGAGTACCGCGATTCGGTGCTTCCCGACGTGAAGCCGGAGGAAATCCTGCGCGTCTCAATCGAGGCGGGCACGACCTTCGGCTGGGAGGCGCTGACGATGGTCGACGGCCTCCGCTTCGGGCTCGATCGCTTTGGCGCCTCGGCACCCGCGCCCGATCTCTACCGACATTTCGGCCTGACCGCCGATGCGATTACCCCCCAAATCCTGGAGACGATCAAGCAATGA
- the gap gene encoding type I glyceraldehyde-3-phosphate dehydrogenase has translation MTKVAINGFGRIGRLVARAILERDDHDLELVAINDLADAKANAMLFKRDSVHGPFPGEVSAEGDTMIVNGKRIKVTAERDPAKLPHRELGVDIALECTGFFADRDGGQKHLDAGAKRVLISAPAKGADLTVVYGVNHDKLTADHTIVSNASCTTNCLAPVAKVLNDLVGIERGLMTTIHAYTNDQKILDQIHSDPRRARAAAMSLIPTTTGAARAVGEVLPELKGKLDGSSVRVPTPNVSLVDLTFTPGRDTSVEEINGALKAASESGPLKGVLNFTDEPLVSIDFNHNPSSSTIDSLETAVIEGKLVRVVSWYDNEWGFSNRMIDTAGVIAKLI, from the coding sequence ATGACCAAAGTCGCCATCAACGGGTTCGGCCGGATCGGCCGCCTTGTCGCTCGTGCCATCCTGGAGCGCGACGACCATGACCTCGAACTGGTCGCGATCAACGATCTGGCCGACGCCAAGGCGAACGCGATGCTGTTCAAGCGCGACAGCGTCCATGGTCCGTTCCCGGGCGAGGTGAGCGCCGAGGGCGACACGATGATCGTCAACGGCAAGCGCATCAAGGTCACCGCCGAGCGCGATCCCGCCAAGCTTCCGCACCGGGAACTCGGCGTCGATATCGCGCTGGAATGCACCGGTTTCTTCGCTGATCGCGATGGTGGGCAGAAGCACCTCGATGCGGGCGCCAAGCGCGTGCTGATCTCCGCTCCGGCGAAGGGCGCCGACCTGACCGTCGTCTACGGTGTCAACCACGACAAGCTGACCGCCGACCACACGATCGTGTCGAACGCCAGCTGCACCACCAACTGCCTGGCGCCGGTCGCGAAGGTGCTGAACGACTTGGTCGGCATCGAGCGCGGGTTGATGACCACGATCCACGCCTACACCAACGATCAGAAGATCCTCGACCAGATCCACAGCGATCCGCGCCGTGCGCGCGCCGCGGCGATGTCGCTGATCCCGACCACCACCGGCGCTGCCCGCGCGGTCGGGGAAGTGCTTCCCGAACTGAAGGGCAAGCTCGACGGATCGTCGGTCCGCGTCCCTACCCCGAACGTCAGCCTGGTCGACCTGACCTTCACCCCGGGCCGCGACACGAGCGTCGAGGAGATCAACGGCGCGCTGAAGGCTGCGAGCGAGAGCGGTCCGCTCAAGGGCGTGCTCAACTTCACCGACGAACCTTTGGTATCGATCGACTTCAATCACAATCCGTCGAGCTCGACGATCGACAGCCTCGAAACTGCGGTCATCGAAGGCAAGCTGGTCCGCGTCGTCAGCTGGTACGATAACGAATGGGGCTTCTCGAACCGGATGATCGACACCGCCGGGGTGATCGCGAAGCTGATCTAA
- a CDS encoding phosphoglycerate kinase — protein MAGFKTLDDLPADLAGKRVLVRVDLNVPMDGASVSDDTRLRALMPTVLELSDRKAIVLLLSHFGRPKGENRPDMSTAQLVKPLADLTGRSVRFIEDCQGPEAARALTTMLPGNIGIMENTRFHAGEEKNELALARGMAALGDYYVNDAFSAAHRAHASTEGVAHLLPSFAGRAMEAELSALQKALGDSERPVAAVVGGAKVSSKLAVLGHLVDQVDHLIIGGGMANTFLAARGVSVGKSLAEHDLVGEAEAIFNRADEAGCTIHLPYDVVVAKEFAANPPSVRTCNVHEVADDEMILDVGPAAVEALGDAIKNCRTLVWNGPLGAFETPPFDAATVALARIAAALTKDGGLISVAGGGDTVAALNHAGVAADFSFVSTAGGAFLEWMEGRVLPGVAALSR, from the coding sequence ATGGCCGGCTTCAAGACGCTCGACGACCTGCCCGCCGACCTTGCTGGCAAGCGAGTGCTGGTGCGGGTCGACCTTAACGTGCCGATGGACGGGGCGTCGGTGTCCGACGACACCCGTCTTCGCGCGCTGATGCCGACGGTGCTCGAATTGTCGGACCGCAAGGCGATTGTCCTGCTGCTGTCGCACTTCGGGCGACCGAAGGGCGAGAACCGCCCCGACATGTCGACCGCGCAACTGGTCAAGCCGCTGGCCGACCTGACCGGTCGATCCGTTCGGTTTATCGAGGACTGCCAAGGACCCGAAGCCGCGCGTGCGCTGACGACGATGCTGCCGGGGAACATCGGCATCATGGAAAATACGCGCTTTCATGCGGGCGAAGAGAAGAACGAACTCGCCCTCGCCAGAGGCATGGCGGCGCTTGGCGACTATTACGTCAACGACGCCTTTTCCGCTGCGCATCGCGCGCACGCCTCGACCGAAGGCGTGGCGCACTTGCTGCCGTCGTTCGCAGGACGAGCGATGGAGGCCGAACTGAGCGCGCTGCAGAAGGCACTTGGCGATTCCGAGCGGCCGGTCGCAGCGGTGGTCGGCGGCGCCAAGGTGTCGAGCAAGCTCGCCGTGCTCGGCCATTTGGTCGACCAGGTCGATCACCTCATAATCGGCGGTGGGATGGCCAACACCTTCCTCGCCGCGCGTGGGGTCAGCGTCGGCAAGTCGCTGGCCGAGCATGATCTGGTCGGAGAAGCCGAGGCGATCTTCAACCGCGCCGACGAGGCGGGCTGCACGATCCACCTTCCGTACGACGTCGTCGTCGCGAAGGAATTCGCCGCCAATCCGCCAAGCGTTCGAACCTGCAACGTCCATGAGGTCGCCGACGACGAGATGATCCTCGACGTTGGGCCGGCGGCGGTCGAGGCGCTGGGAGACGCGATCAAGAATTGCCGGACGCTGGTGTGGAACGGCCCGCTTGGCGCGTTCGAGACGCCGCCGTTCGATGCAGCGACGGTCGCGCTGGCACGGATCGCGGCGGCGCTGACTAAAGACGGTGGGCTGATATCGGTCGCGGGTGGCGGCGATACCGTCGCCGCCCTCAACCACGCCGGCGTCGCGGCGGACTTCAGCTTTGTCTCGACGGCGGGCGGTGCCTTCCTCGAATGGATGGAAGGGCGCGTGTTGCCGGGGGTCGCGGCACTTTCCCGCTAG
- a CDS encoding fructose bisphosphate aldolase, whose translation MTVTADARRHHDAMREQIAKGQGFIAALDQSGGSTPGALKGYGIEADGWASDDEMFGLIHAMRERIITSPCFNGEKVIGAILFERTMDGEAGGKPVPDVLWERGVVPFLKVDKGLEDEADGVKLMKPIDGLGDLLDRAAEKGVFGTKMRSVIERASPTGIAAVVAQQFEVAKTIIDHGLMPIIEPEVSIKSEDRETSDQILRDEILKHLDTLPDDRQVMLKLTIPAVAGTFDPLVDHPRVLRVVALSGGFSREEACAKLAQNRGMIASFSRALLSDLRHQMSDEEFDKSLGLAIDDIHAASVA comes from the coding sequence ATGACCGTGACCGCCGACGCCCGCCGCCACCACGACGCCATGCGCGAGCAGATCGCGAAGGGGCAGGGCTTCATCGCGGCGCTCGACCAGAGCGGCGGTTCGACCCCGGGCGCTCTCAAGGGTTACGGCATCGAAGCCGACGGCTGGGCAAGCGACGACGAGATGTTCGGCCTGATCCATGCGATGCGTGAGCGGATCATCACCTCGCCCTGCTTCAACGGCGAAAAGGTCATCGGCGCGATCCTGTTCGAACGCACGATGGACGGCGAGGCGGGCGGAAAGCCAGTCCCCGACGTTCTGTGGGAGCGCGGGGTGGTGCCGTTCCTGAAGGTGGATAAGGGCCTTGAGGACGAGGCCGACGGCGTCAAGCTGATGAAACCGATCGACGGGCTTGGCGACCTGCTCGACCGTGCGGCCGAGAAGGGCGTCTTCGGAACGAAGATGCGATCGGTGATCGAGCGTGCCTCGCCGACCGGAATTGCGGCCGTCGTCGCTCAGCAGTTCGAGGTCGCCAAGACGATTATCGACCACGGCCTGATGCCGATCATCGAGCCCGAAGTGTCGATCAAGAGCGAAGATCGCGAAACTAGCGACCAGATCCTTCGCGACGAAATCCTTAAGCACCTCGATACGCTTCCCGATGACCGCCAGGTCATGCTGAAGCTGACCATCCCGGCGGTGGCGGGCACGTTCGATCCGCTGGTCGACCATCCGCGCGTCCTTCGCGTGGTTGCCTTGTCGGGCGGGTTCAGCCGTGAGGAAGCTTGCGCAAAGCTTGCCCAGAACCGCGGCATGATCGCCAGTTTCAGCCGCGCGCTGCTGTCCGATCTTCGCCATCAGATGAGCGACGAGGAATTCGACAAGTCGCTCGGTCTGGCCATCGACGACATTCACGCCGCATCGGTGGCGTAA
- the thiE gene encoding thiamine phosphate synthase: MNDDDYLDEVDLSAFPAPDRREPSELYLISPQDVGGAFPDRLKAAFAGGPVAAFQLRVKDSDPHELARLAEPLQRICADHDCAFIVNDSVSLAKRLGADGVHLGQKDGDVRDARAELGPSIQIGVTCHDSRHLAMEAGEAGADYVAFGAFYPTTTKPTEHRPDPRLLSWWGTLFEIPSVAIGGITPDNAAPLVAAGADFIATCGAVWNGDPTNVVRRFHEVLRR, encoded by the coding sequence ATGAACGATGACGATTACCTGGACGAAGTCGACCTGTCCGCCTTTCCGGCTCCCGATCGACGCGAGCCGAGCGAACTGTACCTGATCAGCCCGCAGGATGTCGGTGGCGCCTTTCCGGATCGACTGAAGGCCGCCTTTGCCGGCGGTCCGGTGGCGGCGTTTCAGCTTCGCGTGAAGGACAGCGATCCGCACGAACTGGCGCGCTTGGCCGAGCCGCTACAGCGTATTTGCGCTGATCACGACTGCGCCTTTATCGTCAACGACAGTGTCTCGCTCGCCAAGCGGCTTGGCGCGGATGGCGTTCATCTGGGGCAGAAGGACGGCGACGTCCGCGACGCCCGCGCCGAACTGGGGCCGTCGATTCAGATCGGCGTGACCTGCCATGACAGCCGTCACCTGGCGATGGAAGCAGGCGAGGCAGGGGCCGACTACGTTGCCTTCGGTGCCTTCTATCCAACCACGACCAAGCCGACCGAGCATCGCCCTGATCCGCGACTGCTAAGCTGGTGGGGGACATTGTTCGAGATTCCGTCGGTCGCGATCGGGGGGATTACGCCGGATAATGCTGCGCCGCTGGTTGCGGCTGGGGCCGACTTCATCGCCACGTGCGGGGCGGTCTGGAATGGCGATCCGACGAATGTGGTCCGCCGTTTTCACGAGGTCCTGCGCCGCTAA
- a CDS encoding L,D-transpeptidase family protein: protein MLRFYLAASVLALSLGACTVSDGNDENSAAPVAETAEAGSSVDAMGSNDNATAAPAAEDKARPLMQAQVVLDRLGFTPGVVDGKMGLSTVNAIKGFQESRDMEITGKLDAPTQQALAEWQRIPATRVVTITPEFANDQYIQIPEDRKEQAKLPKMGYASLAEKLAERFHTTEAVLAELNPQMLAGGQPQPVDPTATENASAPAPAPAIAYAAGMEIRVPNIGADRFDAASVKDANWSNTLRMLGVGTAQPTAAKIVVDKSDEVLRVLDANGKLLAQFTATMGSKEYPLPLGTWKIQGTAYNPPWQYNPALLSNADKSDPKLEIPAGPNNPIGIVWMDLSKEHYGIHGTDSPDRIGRAESNGCIRLTNWDAARLAQMIKPGIEAVFQA from the coding sequence ATGCTTCGCTTTTATTTGGCCGCTTCGGTCCTCGCGCTTTCGCTTGGTGCCTGCACCGTTTCCGACGGCAATGACGAGAATAGCGCGGCTCCTGTCGCCGAAACCGCTGAGGCCGGGTCGTCGGTCGATGCGATGGGCTCGAACGACAATGCGACCGCCGCTCCCGCCGCCGAAGACAAGGCTCGCCCGCTGATGCAGGCGCAGGTCGTGCTCGACCGGCTTGGCTTCACGCCGGGCGTCGTCGACGGAAAGATGGGCCTTTCGACCGTCAACGCGATCAAGGGCTTCCAGGAATCGCGCGACATGGAGATCACCGGCAAGCTCGACGCGCCCACGCAGCAGGCGCTGGCCGAGTGGCAGCGCATTCCCGCCACCCGTGTTGTGACGATCACTCCCGAATTCGCGAATGACCAGTACATTCAGATCCCGGAGGACCGTAAGGAACAGGCGAAGCTTCCCAAGATGGGCTATGCCTCGCTGGCCGAGAAGCTGGCCGAGCGTTTCCACACGACCGAAGCCGTCCTCGCCGAGCTGAATCCGCAGATGCTGGCCGGCGGTCAGCCCCAGCCGGTCGATCCGACCGCGACGGAAAATGCTTCGGCTCCTGCTCCAGCTCCGGCAATCGCCTACGCAGCGGGTATGGAAATCCGGGTGCCAAATATCGGCGCCGACCGCTTCGACGCCGCTTCGGTGAAGGATGCGAACTGGTCCAACACGCTGCGCATGCTGGGCGTCGGCACCGCGCAGCCGACCGCCGCGAAGATCGTCGTCGACAAGTCGGACGAGGTGCTTCGCGTGCTCGATGCGAACGGCAAGCTGCTTGCGCAGTTCACCGCCACCATGGGGTCGAAGGAATATCCGCTTCCGCTCGGCACATGGAAAATCCAGGGCACGGCCTACAATCCGCCTTGGCAGTACAACCCGGCCCTGCTGTCGAATGCCGACAAGTCGGATCCCAAGCTCGAAATCCCCGCCGGTCCGAACAATCCGATTGGCATCGTGTGGATGGACTTGTCGAAAGAGCATTATGGGATTCATGGGACCGATAGCCCGGATCGCATCGGCCGCGCCGAATCGAACGGGTGCATTCGTCTGACCAACTGGGATGCGGCCCGGCTCGCCCAGATGATCAAGCCGGGCATCGAGGCGGTCTTCCAAGCCTGA
- a CDS encoding M23 family metallopeptidase, with the protein MTAFFRRLGWVVVLGVLLVAAIVFYVGITGSGMTGEVTAVRDRRVVNPAGDAPATVIPGVTVGPAGLAVPVAGVKPRELIDTFNQARAGGARVHDAIDIMAAEGTPVVAAASGTVEKLYYSQGGGGISAYVRSEDGRWNYYYAHLSAYAPGLREGRRIFRGSPIGYVGHTGNASPDGPHLHFAINQMAPSEKWHQGSPINPYPLLAGNRPAR; encoded by the coding sequence ATGACGGCCTTTTTTCGTCGATTGGGATGGGTCGTCGTTCTTGGCGTGCTGCTCGTCGCGGCGATCGTCTTCTACGTCGGCATTACCGGAAGCGGGATGACTGGCGAGGTCACGGCGGTGCGCGACCGCAGGGTCGTCAATCCTGCCGGCGATGCACCGGCGACCGTCATCCCCGGCGTGACGGTCGGTCCGGCCGGACTGGCCGTCCCCGTTGCTGGCGTAAAACCGCGCGAGTTGATCGACACCTTCAATCAGGCAAGGGCAGGCGGCGCTCGCGTCCACGATGCAATCGACATCATGGCTGCGGAGGGGACGCCAGTCGTCGCCGCCGCTTCCGGTACCGTCGAAAAACTCTACTATTCACAAGGGGGCGGGGGCATCAGCGCCTATGTCCGGTCAGAAGACGGGCGCTGGAACTACTATTACGCGCACCTCAGCGCCTATGCGCCTGGACTCCGGGAAGGTCGGCGCATCTTCCGCGGTTCACCGATCGGCTATGTCGGGCATACCGGCAACGCGTCCCCGGACGGACCGCACCTGCATTTCGCGATCAACCAGATGGCCCCGAGCGAGAAGTGGCACCAGGGATCGCCGATCAATCCCTATCCGCTGCTTGCCGGAAACCGCCCGGCACGCTAG
- the efp gene encoding elongation factor P, with protein sequence MKISGVDIRPGNIIEYEGGIWRAVKIQHTQPGKGGAYMQVELKNLIDGRKNNVRFRSAETVERVRLDTKDFQFLFADGDMLTFMDKDTYEQISLPSDLLGDASAFLQDGMDVVMELYDERPISVQLPDTIEATIVEADAVVKGQTASSSYKPAVLDNGVRVMVPPHIGAGTKIVVDVYERTYVKRAD encoded by the coding sequence ATGAAGATCAGCGGCGTCGACATTCGTCCCGGAAACATCATCGAATATGAAGGCGGCATCTGGCGCGCGGTGAAGATCCAGCACACGCAGCCCGGCAAGGGCGGCGCCTATATGCAGGTCGAGCTCAAGAACCTGATCGATGGCCGCAAGAACAACGTCCGCTTCCGCAGCGCGGAGACGGTCGAGCGCGTTCGCCTCGACACCAAGGATTTTCAGTTCCTGTTCGCCGACGGCGACATGCTGACCTTCATGGACAAGGACACCTACGAGCAGATCAGCCTGCCCAGCGACCTGCTCGGCGACGCGTCGGCGTTCCTCCAGGACGGCATGGACGTCGTCATGGAGCTTTACGACGAGCGCCCGATCAGCGTTCAGCTGCCCGACACGATCGAAGCGACGATCGTCGAGGCCGACGCGGTCGTGAAGGGGCAGACCGCCAGCTCCAGCTACAAGCCCGCCGTGCTCGACAATGGCGTGCGCGTGATGGTCCCGCCGCACATTGGCGCCGGCACCAAGATCGTCGTCGACGTCTACGAGCGCACCTATGTGAAGCGTGCCGACTGA
- a CDS encoding inositol monophosphatase family protein — translation MVSHSGLITVMQRAARKAAPRLRRDYNEVEQLQVSRKGPADFVSNADKRAEATLIDELRYARPDWAILTEESGELEGDPDKPRWIIDPIDGTTNFLHGVPHFAISIAVEDRRADGRTEISHGLVYQPLTDESFWAEKGRGAWLNERRLRVSARREMTEALIGTGMPHFGRGNVARWSRIFGAIAPDVCGVRRNGAASLDLAWVAAGRFDGFWEDDLDVWDTAAGVLLVKEAGGFVSDYRGQDRMFERREYLAANGELHTRLHKLLANSLR, via the coding sequence ATGGTTTCGCATTCCGGTCTGATCACGGTGATGCAGCGGGCGGCGCGTAAGGCGGCGCCGCGGCTTCGTCGTGACTATAATGAAGTCGAACAACTTCAGGTCTCGCGCAAGGGGCCGGCCGACTTCGTGTCGAATGCCGACAAGCGCGCCGAGGCGACGCTGATCGACGAACTCCGCTACGCTCGGCCCGACTGGGCGATCCTGACCGAAGAGTCGGGCGAGCTTGAGGGTGACCCCGACAAGCCACGCTGGATTATCGACCCGATCGACGGAACCACCAACTTCCTCCACGGCGTGCCGCACTTCGCAATCTCGATCGCGGTCGAGGATCGCCGCGCCGATGGCCGGACCGAGATCAGCCACGGACTCGTCTATCAGCCGCTGACCGACGAAAGCTTCTGGGCGGAAAAGGGCCGCGGAGCGTGGCTCAACGAGCGGCGCCTTCGCGTTTCGGCGCGCCGGGAAATGACCGAGGCGCTAATCGGCACCGGAATGCCGCACTTCGGACGCGGCAACGTCGCGCGCTGGTCGCGGATCTTCGGTGCCATCGCTCCCGACGTGTGCGGGGTCCGCCGCAATGGCGCCGCCAGCCTCGACCTTGCATGGGTCGCGGCGGGTCGGTTCGACGGTTTCTGGGAAGACGACTTGGACGTGTGGGACACCGCGGCGGGCGTCCTGCTGGTGAAGGAAGCCGGCGGTTTTGTCAGTGATTATCGCGGACAGGATCGCATGTTCGAGCGGCGTGAATATCTCGCGGCGAATGGCGAGCTTCACACGAGACTCCACAAGCTATTGGCAAACTCACTCCGCTAG